One genomic window of Etheostoma spectabile isolate EspeVRDwgs_2016 chromosome 5, UIUC_Espe_1.0, whole genome shotgun sequence includes the following:
- the LOC116689857 gene encoding trace amine-associated receptor 13c-like: MEIVEEVELCFPQLLNASCKKQMHTHFEFILSYVTLSSITLLTTTLNLLVIISVSHFKQLYTPSNLLLLSLAISDFFVGLLMFFQIMLIDGCWFLGDLMCIMYYLLDYTITSASVGSMVLISIDRYVAICDPMHYSTKVTEKRVQVSICVCWICSVVFQTLILSDNFKQPGRYNSCSGECVVVNNYLAGLVDLVVSFIGPVTVIIVLYMRVFVVAVSQARAMRSHIAAVTLQGSVKVTAKKSEMKAARTLGVVIVVFLICFSPYYCVALPGDNLLNASSDAFVLCLFYFHSCLNPLIYALFYPWFRKCIKLIGTLQILQPGSSETNIL; encoded by the exons ATGGAGATCGTGGAAGAAGTTGAACTTTGCTTCCCACAACTCCTCAATGCCTCCTGCAAGAAGCAAATGCATACTCACTTTGAGTTCATACTGTCTTACGTTACGCTTTCCTCCATCACTCTGCTCACCACCACTCTCAACCTGCTGGTCATCATCTCCGTCTCCCACTTCAA GCAGCTCTACACCCCCtccaacctcctcctcctctctctggctATCTCAGATTTCTTCGTGGGCCTCCTCATGTTCTTTCAAATTATGCTCATAGATGGCTGCTGGTTCCTCGGTGACCTCATGTGTATTATGTATTATCTTTTGGACTATACCATTACTTCTGCTTCAGTGGGGAGCATGGTGCTCATATCTATTGACCGCTATGTGGCTATTTGTGATCCTATGCATTACTCTACTAAAGTCACAGAAAAAAGAGTTCAAGttagtatttgtgtgtgttggataTGTTCTGTAGTTTTTCAAACTCTGATTCTGAGTGATAACTTCAAACAACCTGGCAGGTATAACTCCTGCTCTGGGGAGTGTGTGGTTGTCAACAATTATTTAGCAGGACTTGTTGATCTGGTTGTATCCTTTATCGGTCCTGTAACGGTCATCATAGTTCTGTATATGAGAGTGTTTGTGGTGGCTGTGTCTCAGGCTCGTGCCATGCGGTCTCATATTGCAGCTGTCACACTTCAGGGTTCAGTGAAAGTAACTGCTAAGAAATCTGAAATGAAAGCAGCCAGGACTCTCGGTGTGGTTATAGTTGTGTTTCTAATATGCTTCTCCCCATATTACTGTGTTGCTCTTCCAGGCGATAACTTGCTCAATGCTTCATCCGAtgcatttgtgttgtgtctttTCTATTTTCACTCCTGTTTAAACCCTCTGATCTATGCCCTTTTTTACCCCTGGttcagaaaatgtattaaactCATTGgaacacttcagatactgcAGCCTGGCTCCAGTGAGACCAACATACTA
- the LOC116689858 gene encoding trace amine-associated receptor 13c-like, whose translation MGHQSEEQWAQYAALGAASAEGDDAGGVFIPTLTEWGLSGRKSSSHLHRRVLVVIISISHFKQLYTPSNLLLLSLAVXXXXFVGLLMFFQIMLVDGCWFLGXXXXTLYYLLDYTITSVSIGNMVLISIDRYVAICDPMHXXXXVTEKRVQVCVCLCWICSVIFQTLILRDNFTQPGRYNSCSGECVVVSDYITGFVDLVVSFIIPVTVIIVLYMRVFVVAVSQARAMRSHIAAVTLQGSVKVTAKKSEMKAARTLGVVIVVFLICLCPYFCVAYTGDNLLNASNDAFVMCLFYLNSCLNPLIYAFFYPWFRRCLKLIVTLQILQPGSSETNIL comes from the exons ATGGGTCATCAGAGTGAAGAGCAGTGGGCTCAGTACGCAGCCCTGGGGGCAGCCAGTGCTGAAGGAGATGATGCTGGAGGAGTTTTTATTCCAACCCTCACAGAATGGGGTCTGTCTGGGAGGAAATCCAGCAGCCACTTACACAGGAGGGTGTTgg TGGTCATCATCTCCATCTCCCACTTCAA GCAGCTCTACACCCCCtccaacctcctcctcctctctctggctgtcNNNNNNNNNNTCTTCGTGGGCCTCCTCATGTTCTTTCAAATAATGCTCGTAGACGGCTGCTGGTTCCTCGGTGANNNNNNNNNNACTCTGTATTATCTTTTGGACTATACCATTACTTCTGTATCAATAGGAAACATGGTGCTCATATCTATTGATCGCTATGTGGCTATTTGTGATCCTATGCATTANNNNNNNNNNGTCACAGAAAAAAGAGTTCaagtctgtgtttgtctgtgttggaTATGTTCCGTAATTTTTCAAACTCTGATTTTGAGGGATAACTTTACACAACCAGGCAGGTATAACTCCTGCTCTGGGGAGTGTGTGGTTGTCAGTGATTACATTACAGGATTTGTTGATCTGGTTGTGTCCTTTATTATACCTGTCACTGTCATCATAGTTCTGTATATGAGAGTGTTTGTGGTGGCTGTGTCTCAGGCTCGTGCCATGCGGTCTCATATTGCAGCTGTCACACTTCAGGGTTCAGTGAAAGTAACTGCTAAGAAATCTGAAATGAAAGCAGCCAGGACTCTCGGTGTTGTTATAGTTGTGTTTCTAATATGTCTCTGTCCATATTTCTGTGTTGCCTACACAGGCGATAACTTGCTCAATGCTTCCAACGATGCCTTTGTAATGTGTCTTTTCTATTTAAACTCCTGTCTAAATCCTCTGATTTATGCCTTTTTCTACCCCTGGTTCAGAAGATGTCTTAAACTCATTGTAACGCTTCAGATACTGCAGCCTGGCTCCAGTGAGACCAACATactatag
- the LOC116689859 gene encoding LOW QUALITY PROTEIN: trace amine-associated receptor 8a-like (The sequence of the model RefSeq protein was modified relative to this genomic sequence to represent the inferred CDS: deleted 2 bases in 1 codon), producing MEIVEEVELCFPQLLNASCKKPMRTHFEIILSYITLSSITLITTTLNLLIIISIAHFKQLHSPSNLLLLSLXXXAVSDFFVGLLMFFQIILIDGCWFLGDLXXXTLYYLLDYIISSASVGTMVLISVDRYVAICDPMXXXXKVTEKRVQVCVCLCWICSIIFQMLVLSDNLKQPGRYNSCSGECVVVSSYIAGFVDLVVSFLIPVTVIIVLYMRVFVVAVSQARAMRSHIAAVTLQGSVKVTAKKSEMKAARTLGVVVVVFLICLFPYFCVALTDTLLNPSSDAFVMCLYYFNACLNPLIYAFFYPWFRKCLKLVVTLQILEPGSSEMSIL from the exons ATGGAGATTGTGGAAGAAGTTGAGCTCTGCTTCCCACAACTCCTTAATGCCTCTTGCAAGAAGCCAATGCGTACTCACTTTGAGATCATCCTGTCTTACATCACACTGTCCTCCATCACACTGATCACCACAACTCTCAACCTGCTGATCATCATCTCTATTGCCCACTTCAA GCAGCTCCACAGCCCCtccaacctcctcctcctctctctNNNNNNNNNNGCTGTCTCAGATTTCTTCGTGGGCCTCCTCATGTTCTTTCAAATTATACTCATAGACGGCTGCTGGTTCCTCGGTGACCTCANN NNNNNNACTCTGTATTATCTTTTGGACTATATCATTAGTTCTGCCTCAGTAGGAACCATGGTGCTCATATCTGTTGACCGCTATGTGGCTATTTGTGATCCTATGCANNNNNNNNNNAAAGTCACAGAAAAAAGAGTTCAAGTCTGTGTTTGCCTGTGTTGGATATGTTCCATAATTTTTCAAATGCTGGTGCTAAGTGATAACCTAAAACAACCAGGCAGGTATAACTCCTGCTCTGGGGAGTGTGTGGTTGTCAGTAGTTACATTGCAGGATTTGTTGATCTGGTTGTGTCCTTTCTTATACCTGTCACTGTCATCATAGTTCTGTATATGAGAGTGTTTGTGGTGGCTGTGTCTCAGGCTCGTGCCATGCGGTCTCATATTGCAGCTGTCACACTTCAGGGTTCAGTGAAAGTAACTGCTAAGAAATCTGAAATGAAAGCAGCCAGGACTCTCGGTGTGGTTGTAGTTGTGTTTCTAATATGTCTCTTTCCATATTTCTGTGTTGCTCTTACAGATACCTTGCTCAATCCTTCATCTGATGCCTTTGTAATGTGTCTGTATTATTTTAACGCCTGTCTAAATCCTCTGATTTATGCCTTTTTCTACCCGTGGTTCAGAAAATGTCTTAAACTCGTTGTAACGCTTCAGATACTGGAGCCTGGCTCCAGTGAGATGAGCATACTGTAG
- the LOC116689084 gene encoding trace amine-associated receptor 13c-like → METLQDAELCFPQLLNTSCRKPVQHLAEPILLYILLSCISSLTVALNLLVIISISHFRQLQSPTNLLILSLAVSDFLVGFLLMPVKILFIGGCWVLGSLTCGLFYYASFILTSASVGNMVLISVDRYVAICDPLCYPTKVSQNKVKICVCLCWACSVFYNGVILMDFLKDPDQYNSCYGECVVVINFVTGAVDVMLTFVSPIAVIIVLYMRVFVVAVSQARAMRCQMAAATLQGSVTLTARKSERKAARTLGVVVVVFLICFCPYFYPSLAGKDLSTGVEFSSFGTWLLYCNSCLNPVLYAFFYPWFRRSIKLIVTLQILQPDSCDANVL, encoded by the exons ATGGAGACCCTGCAAGACGCTGAACTCTGCTTCCCACAACTACTCAACACCTCCTGCAGGAAGCCAGTGCAACATCTCGCTGAGCCCATACTTCTTTACATTCTGCTGTCTTGCATCTCTTCGCTCACTGTGGCTCTCAACCTGCTGGTCATCATCTCCATCTCCCACTTCAG GCAGCTCCAGAGCCCCACCAACCTCCTCATTCTGTCGCTGGCGGTCTCGGACTTCTTAGTTGGCTTCCTGCTTATGCCGGTTAAAATTCTCTTTATAGGGGGCTGCTGGGTTTTGGGCAGCTTGACATGTGGACTTTTTTACTATGCCTCTTTTATCCTTACATCTGCCTCAGTAGGAAACATGGTGCTCATATCAGTTGACAGATATGTTGCCATTTGTGACCCTTTGTGTTACCCCACCAAAGTCAGTCAGAATAAAGTTAAAATCTGTGTTTGCCTGTGTTGGGCCTGTTCTGTGTTCTATAATGGGGTGATATTGATGGATTTTCTAAAAGATCCAGATCAATACAATTCCTGCTATGGcgagtgtgttgttgtgattaacTTTGTGACAGGAGCTGTTGATGTCATGTTGACCTTTGTTAGCCCCATTGCTGTTATCATAGTTCTGTATATGAGAGTGTTTGTGGTGGCTGTGTCTCAGGCTCGAGCCATGAGGTGTCAAATGGCAGCTGCTACACTCCAGGGTTCGGTTACGTTAACCGCAAGGAAGTCTGAGAGAAAAGCCGCAAGGACTCTtggtgttgttgtggttgtgtttcTAATATGTTTCTGTCCTTATTTTTACCCCTCTCTCGCGGGCAAGGACTTGTCAACCGGTGTGGAATTTTCCTCTTTTGGGACCTGGTTACTTTATTGTAACTCTTGTCTAAATCCAGTACTGTATGCATTTTTCTACCCATGGTTTAGAAGATCTATTAAACTGATTGTCACACTTCAGATACTGCAGCCTGATTCCTGTGATGCCAACGTACTGTAG